The following proteins are encoded in a genomic region of Gossypium hirsutum isolate 1008001.06 chromosome D05, Gossypium_hirsutum_v2.1, whole genome shotgun sequence:
- the LOC107907091 gene encoding pollen receptor-like kinase 3, which yields MTAVRFFLFFSLLITLSFPSLCFSQSDADTLIKLKQSFLQGDLNSWIPAPGSSPCLQKWVGVICSGESIVGLHLTNLHLSGTVDVQPLLQLRDLRSISLMSNFFTGPFPDFNKLGALKSLYLSHNQFSGDIPSGYFSSMRSLKKVWLNENQFTGRIPESLMQLPHLLELHLDGNQFDGAIPPLKTPNVLRSLNLTRNNLQGRIPESFYNFSAASFEENVGLCGKPLPKDCQGAPPPVPSPSSKFLKENRIHGKAMLAATTLFIVLCFVVASMVSTQRRKKEELSIPRGRRRDELLPTHLPPESFHRLSVDSSGRGRSGSKRDSTASQPTIKNAMADLVMVNDEKGKLGLQDLMKAAAEVLGSSGVLGSAYKAVLSNGLAVVVKRMRGINRLDKDEFDAEMRRFGKLKHPNVLTPLAYHFRREEKLIVSEHMPKGSLSYVLHGTRDVVHANLNWPTRLKIIKGIARGLSYIHTEYATYEVPHGNLKSSNVLLSNNYDPLLNDYAFEPLINVTNVAQALFAYKSPEYLQYRQVSPKSDIYCLGIIIMEIMTGKFPSQYLSHGEGGIDIVQSVQLSILQNQAEELIDPEIANNAGSVDQKLQVLKIGAACAESNPHKRLDMNEIINRIEEVS from the coding sequence ATGACCGCTGTTCGCTTCTTCCTTTTCTTCTCCCTTCTAATTACCCTTTCTTTTCCCTCTCTTTGTTTCTCTCAATCTGATGCTGACACTTTGATTAAGCTCAAGCAATCTTTCCTACAAGGTGATTTGAATAGTTGGATTCCAGCACCTGGTTCCTCTCCTTGCTTGCAAAAATGGGTCGGCGTCATCTGTTCCGGGGAGTCCATTGTTGGCCTCCATTTAACAAATTTACACCTTTCCGGAACCGTCGACGTTCAACCTTTGCTTCAACTTCGTGACTTGAGATCCATTAGCTTAATGAGTAACTTTTTTACAGGTCCATTCCCGGACTTCAATAAACTCGGCGCTTTAAAATCTTTATACTTATCTCATAATCAGTTTAGCGGTGATATACCGAGTGGTTATTTTTCGTCTATGAGATCTTTgaagaaagtttggttgaatGAAAACCAATTCACCGGCCGTATCCCTGAGTCTTTAATGCAATTACCCCATCTCTTAGAACTCCACTTAGATGGTAATCAGTTTGACGGAGCAATCCCACCATTGAAAACTCCGAATGTTCTTAGATCCCTTAACCTAACTCGTAATAACTTACAAGGTCGAATCCCGGAAAGTTTCTATAATTTCAGCGCCGCTTCATTTGAAGAAAACGTAGGACTTTGTGGGAAACCGCTGCCGAAAGATTGTCAAGGAGCTCCGCCGCCAGTTCCAAGTCCGTCAAGCAAATTCCTAAAGGAAAACCGAATCCATGGCAAGGCAATGCTTGCTGCCACGACCCTATTTATTGTACTGTGTTTCGTGGTAGCTTCCATGGTTTCCACACAGCGCAGGAAGAAAGAAGAATTAAGCATTCCAAGGGGACGTCGAAGGGACGAGCTGCTGCCAACCCATTTACCGCCGGAATCCTTCCACCGGTTGTCTGTCGATTCAAGCGGGAGGGGCAGATCTGGGTCGAAGAGAGACTCGACGGCGTCGCAGCCGACCATCAAGAATGCGATGGCTGACTTGGTAATGGTGAATGATGAGAAAGGTAAGTTGGGGTTGCAGGATTTGATGAAGGCAGCCGCGGAGGTGCTAGGAAGTAGTGGCGTATTGGGCTCTGCGTACAAGGCTGTACTGTCGAATGGATTGGCCGTGGTGGTGAAGAGAATGAGAGGGATCAATAGGCTGGATAAAGATGAGTTCGATGCTGAAATGAGACGATTCGGGAAATTGAAACACCCTAATGTTTTGACGCCATTAGCCTACCATTTTAGGAGAGAGGAGAAGCTTATTGTTTCAGAACACATGCCCAAGGGCAGTTTATCATACGTCTTGCATGGTACTCGAGACGTGGTTCATGCTAATTTGAATTGGCCGACTCGTTTAAAGATCATCAAAGGGATCGCTCGAGGACTCAGTTACATTCATACAGAGTATGCAACATACGAGGTCCCCCATGGAAACCTCAAATCCAGCAATGTTCTTTTATCTAATAATTACGATCCGTTACTAAACGACTATGCCTTTGAACCATTGATAAACGTCACCAATGTCGCCCAAGCATTATTTGCTTACAAATCCCCTGAATATCTCCAGTACCGACAAGTCTCCCCCAAATCAGATATTTATTGTCTAGGAATTATCATCATGGAAATCATGACAGGCAAATTTCCTTCACAATATCTAAGCCATGGCGAAGGTGGGATCGATATCGTGCAATCGGTCCAACTATCAATATTACAGAACCAAGCTGAAGAATTGATTGATCCTGAGATAGCGAACAATGCAGGTTCAGTTGATCAAAAGCTTCAAGTCCTTAAAATCGGAGCTGCTTGCGCTGAAAGTAACCCTCATAAACGATTAGACATGAACGAAATCATTAATAGGATAGAAGAGGTAAGTTAA
- the LOC107907090 gene encoding probable polygalacturonase isoform X1, which yields MVETLPVGRFQLQQQRLELKRWIPAFLSSHKTLFVLLWIAAFGSVFFWQWNIGGSGFSIFAKVGPGRPMPKMRPFAFNLTDFGGVGDGVADETAAFERAILAISKFGKRGGAQLNVPPGKWLTAPFNLTSHMTLFLAEDAEILGIQEEKRWALMPPLPSYGYGREHNGSRYGSLIHGQNLRDVVITGHNGTINGQGQSWWKKYRQKLLNHSRGPLVQIMWSSDIVISDITLRDSPFWTFHPYDCKNVTVRNVTILAPIFEAPNTDGIDPDSCEDMVIEDCYISVGDDAVAIKSGWDQYGIAYGRPSRNILIRNLIIRSMVSAGISIGSEMSGGVSNVTVENVLVWSSRRAVRIKTAAGRGGYVTDITYRNLTFDNARVGIVIKTDYNEHPDDDFDRKALPIIRDISFTEIHGHGVRVPVRIHGSKDIPIRNVTFRDISIGITYKKKHIFQCAFVEGRVIGTIFPAPCENLDRYDEEERLVKLSAAQNVTDIDYDI from the exons ATGGTGGAGACATTGCCGGTTGGGCGGTTTCAGTTGCAACAACAAAGGCTGGAACTTAAGAGATGGATTCCGGCGTTTCTTTCTTCGCATAAAACGCTCTTTGTTCTCCTCTGGATCGCAGCTTTCGGTTCGGTTTTTTTCTGGCAATGGAATATCGGTGGGAGTGGGTTTTCGATATTCGCCAAAGTTGGACCGGGTCGGCCTATGCCCAAGATGCGTCCTTTCGCGTTTAATTTGACTGATTTCGGTGGGGTCGGGGATGGGGTCGCCGATGAAACGGCAGCGTTTGAGAGGGCTATCTTGGCGATTTCCAAGTTTGGGAAGAGAGGTGGTGCGCAGCTCAATGTGCCGCCTGGGAAGTGGCTTACGGCACCGTTTAATCTTACTAGTCATATGACTTTGTTTCTAGCTGAAGATGCTGAGATTCTTGGAATCCAG GAGGAGAAGCGGTGGGCTTTAATGCCTCCATTGCCTTCATATGGGTACGGAAGAGAGCATAATGGATCTCGGTATGGGAGTTTAATCCACGGCCAAAACCTCAGAGATGTTGTTATAACTG GGCATAATGGTACCATAAATGGACAGGGTCAATCATGGTGGAAGAAGTATCGTCAAAAGCTACTCAACCACAGCAGGGGTCCACTTGTGCAGATAATGTGGTCTAGTGACATTGTAATCTCTGATATAACCTTACGCGATTCTCCCTTTTGGACTTTTCATCCATATGACTGCAAGAATGTAACAGTCAGGAATGTTACTATCCTGGCTCCCATATTTGAAGCCCCAAATACTGATGGAATTGATCCTG ATTCATGTGAAGATATGGTAATAGAGGATTGCTACATAAGTGTTGGTGATGATGCAGTTGCAATAAAGAGTGGCTGGGATCAATATGGCATAGCTTATGGACGACCCTCGAGAAACATTCTTATCCGAAACCTTATTATCCGCTCCATGGTCAG TGCCGGCATATCAATAGGCAGTGAGATGTCTGGTGGGGTATCTAATGTGACTGTGGAAAACGTCCTTGTCTGGAGTTCTAGGCGTGCAGTTCGAATCAAGACTGCTGCTGGAAGAGGTGGTTATGTTACAGATATAACCTATCGAAATCTTACATTTGATAATGCCCGAGTTGGAATTGTCATCAAGACAGACTACAATGAGCACCCTGACGATGACTTTGACCGAAAGGCCCTCCCAATAATAAGGGACATTAGCTTCACCGAGATACATGGTCACGGAGTTCGTGTACCTGTTAGAATACACGGAAGCAAAGATATTCCCATCAGAAACGTGACGTTTAGGGATATATCTATTGGGATAACATATAAGAAGAAGCATATATTCCAGTGTGCCTTCGTTGAAGGCCGTGTAATAGGGACCATCTTCCCTGCTCCTTGTGAAAACCTTGATAGATACGATGAGGAAGAAAGACTCGTAAAGCTCTCTGCGGCCCAGAATGTAACAGATATAGATTATGACATATGA
- the LOC107907090 gene encoding probable polygalacturonase isoform X2, producing the protein MVETLPVGRFQLQQQRLELKRWIPAFLSSHKTLFVLLWIAAFGSVFFWQWNIGGSGFSIFAKVGPGRPMPKMRPFAFNLTDFGGVGDGVADETAAFERAILAISKFGKRGGAQLNVPPGKWLTAPFNLTSHMTLFLAEDAEILGIQEEKRWALMPPLPSYGYGREHNGSRYGSLIHGQNLRDVVITGHNGTINGQGQSWWKKYRQKLLNHSRGPLVQIMWSSDIVISDITLRDSPFWTFHPYDCKNVTVRNVTILAPIFEAPNTDGIDPVAIKSGWDQYGIAYGRPSRNILIRNLIIRSMVSAGISIGSEMSGGVSNVTVENVLVWSSRRAVRIKTAAGRGGYVTDITYRNLTFDNARVGIVIKTDYNEHPDDDFDRKALPIIRDISFTEIHGHGVRVPVRIHGSKDIPIRNVTFRDISIGITYKKKHIFQCAFVEGRVIGTIFPAPCENLDRYDEEERLVKLSAAQNVTDIDYDI; encoded by the exons ATGGTGGAGACATTGCCGGTTGGGCGGTTTCAGTTGCAACAACAAAGGCTGGAACTTAAGAGATGGATTCCGGCGTTTCTTTCTTCGCATAAAACGCTCTTTGTTCTCCTCTGGATCGCAGCTTTCGGTTCGGTTTTTTTCTGGCAATGGAATATCGGTGGGAGTGGGTTTTCGATATTCGCCAAAGTTGGACCGGGTCGGCCTATGCCCAAGATGCGTCCTTTCGCGTTTAATTTGACTGATTTCGGTGGGGTCGGGGATGGGGTCGCCGATGAAACGGCAGCGTTTGAGAGGGCTATCTTGGCGATTTCCAAGTTTGGGAAGAGAGGTGGTGCGCAGCTCAATGTGCCGCCTGGGAAGTGGCTTACGGCACCGTTTAATCTTACTAGTCATATGACTTTGTTTCTAGCTGAAGATGCTGAGATTCTTGGAATCCAG GAGGAGAAGCGGTGGGCTTTAATGCCTCCATTGCCTTCATATGGGTACGGAAGAGAGCATAATGGATCTCGGTATGGGAGTTTAATCCACGGCCAAAACCTCAGAGATGTTGTTATAACTG GGCATAATGGTACCATAAATGGACAGGGTCAATCATGGTGGAAGAAGTATCGTCAAAAGCTACTCAACCACAGCAGGGGTCCACTTGTGCAGATAATGTGGTCTAGTGACATTGTAATCTCTGATATAACCTTACGCGATTCTCCCTTTTGGACTTTTCATCCATATGACTGCAAGAATGTAACAGTCAGGAATGTTACTATCCTGGCTCCCATATTTGAAGCCCCAAATACTGATGGAATTGATCCTG TTGCAATAAAGAGTGGCTGGGATCAATATGGCATAGCTTATGGACGACCCTCGAGAAACATTCTTATCCGAAACCTTATTATCCGCTCCATGGTCAG TGCCGGCATATCAATAGGCAGTGAGATGTCTGGTGGGGTATCTAATGTGACTGTGGAAAACGTCCTTGTCTGGAGTTCTAGGCGTGCAGTTCGAATCAAGACTGCTGCTGGAAGAGGTGGTTATGTTACAGATATAACCTATCGAAATCTTACATTTGATAATGCCCGAGTTGGAATTGTCATCAAGACAGACTACAATGAGCACCCTGACGATGACTTTGACCGAAAGGCCCTCCCAATAATAAGGGACATTAGCTTCACCGAGATACATGGTCACGGAGTTCGTGTACCTGTTAGAATACACGGAAGCAAAGATATTCCCATCAGAAACGTGACGTTTAGGGATATATCTATTGGGATAACATATAAGAAGAAGCATATATTCCAGTGTGCCTTCGTTGAAGGCCGTGTAATAGGGACCATCTTCCCTGCTCCTTGTGAAAACCTTGATAGATACGATGAGGAAGAAAGACTCGTAAAGCTCTCTGCGGCCCAGAATGTAACAGATATAGATTATGACATATGA